The following proteins come from a genomic window of Deltaproteobacteria bacterium:
- a CDS encoding epoxide hydrolase, with the protein MSDAIEPFHIEVSDEVLADLRERLARTRFPDELEGAGWSYGTELAYLRELVAYWRDHYDWRRHEARLASFPHFSTVIDDHRVRFLHVRSPHAGAFPLVVTHGWPGSIFEFHKILGPLSEPEKHGGRAEDAFHVVCPSIPGYGFSEAPRTKGWDVRRMAEGNAKLMARLGYARYGAQGGDWGAIISTQNALVDRAHCVGIHLNMVVAFPPADGSDPMAGLDDVEKAGLGDLAHFQKEETGYQQIQGTKPQTLGYGLNDSPAGLAAWIVEKFRTWSDCDGDVERRFTKDELLTNVMIYWITQSITSSTRLYYETMHSGRFGPAGERVETPTGCAIFPKELYRAPRAWAERAFEVQQWTRMPRGGHFAALEEPELLVEDVRSFFRKVRG; encoded by the coding sequence ATGAGCGACGCGATCGAGCCGTTCCACATCGAGGTGTCCGACGAGGTGCTCGCCGACCTCCGCGAGCGGCTCGCACGCACCCGTTTCCCGGACGAGCTCGAGGGCGCGGGCTGGAGCTACGGCACGGAGCTCGCGTACCTGCGCGAGCTCGTCGCCTACTGGCGCGACCACTACGACTGGCGCCGCCACGAGGCGCGGCTCGCCTCCTTCCCGCACTTCTCGACGGTGATCGACGACCACCGCGTGCGCTTCCTCCACGTGCGCTCCCCGCACGCAGGCGCCTTCCCGCTCGTCGTGACCCACGGCTGGCCCGGCTCGATCTTCGAGTTCCACAAGATCCTGGGCCCCCTGAGCGAGCCCGAGAAGCACGGCGGGCGCGCCGAGGACGCCTTCCACGTGGTCTGCCCGTCGATCCCGGGCTACGGCTTCTCGGAGGCGCCGCGCACGAAGGGGTGGGACGTGCGGCGCATGGCCGAGGGGAACGCCAAGCTGATGGCCCGGCTCGGCTATGCGCGCTACGGCGCGCAGGGCGGCGACTGGGGCGCCATCATCTCGACCCAGAACGCGCTGGTGGACCGCGCGCACTGCGTCGGCATCCACCTCAACATGGTGGTCGCGTTCCCGCCGGCCGACGGGAGCGATCCGATGGCGGGCCTCGACGACGTCGAGAAGGCCGGGCTCGGGGACCTCGCCCACTTCCAGAAGGAGGAGACCGGCTACCAGCAGATCCAGGGCACCAAGCCCCAGACCCTGGGCTATGGCCTCAACGACTCCCCCGCCGGCCTGGCGGCCTGGATCGTCGAGAAGTTCCGCACCTGGAGCGACTGCGACGGCGACGTCGAGCGGCGCTTCACGAAGGACGAGCTGCTCACGAACGTGATGATCTACTGGATCACGCAGTCGATCACCTCGTCGACGCGGCTCTACTACGAGACCATGCACTCGGGCCGCTTCGGCCCGGCCGGCGAGCGCGTCGAGACGCCGACCGGCTGCGCGATCTTCCCGAAGGAGCTCTACCGCGCGCCGCGCGCGTGGGCCGAGCGCGCCTTCGAGGTGCAGCAGTGGACGCGCATGCCGCGCGGCGGCCACTTCGCGGCGCTCGAGGAGCCGGAGCTGCTCGTCGAGGACGTGCGGTCGTTCTTCCGCAAGGTGCGCGGATGA
- a CDS encoding DUF1329 domain-containing protein: MTRWRPSWLLAALTLTALVLPPAARAQDDAGVAGPSFKEGDVITLDQVDKLKPFLPPEFWANRDFFFYEGMKLEIGPSFRDYSPPPEYQAATDKFKGQPKIGPGNSLVNYVAGAPFPGEIDCKGDPEAGVKHMWNFDYAWDGDGSDTHFFYSYWDRGEELPLYYEGTSKTIRLSHRIEPELLETQNGDLFRGEKRKLAFGIEVDAPFDARGILVMTYRYKDSDKQTSETKNDDTWVYVPTLRRVRRISTAQRTDAVSGTDFTFDDLRSFAGIVPQYQWTCLGEMDIIAPVNSKVRAYPYTKDHNFGPYGLSYASDNWELRKAVKVRMVPNAKDHPYHHKDIYIDKQTYNALYSFAYDQKEELWKIIWHNTRWSEDDFPEYKGWEGIPKPLDLRIVSDTIVNVQTGTGNRIEFWDNSGTPYSSKGKIRRYIDIGRLTKGR, from the coding sequence ATGACGCGTTGGCGCCCGAGCTGGCTCCTGGCCGCTCTCACCCTGACCGCCCTGGTCCTCCCGCCCGCCGCACGCGCGCAGGACGACGCGGGCGTCGCCGGTCCGAGCTTCAAGGAAGGCGACGTCATCACGCTGGACCAGGTCGACAAGCTGAAGCCCTTCCTGCCCCCCGAGTTCTGGGCCAACCGGGACTTCTTCTTCTACGAGGGCATGAAGCTCGAGATCGGTCCTTCCTTCCGGGACTACTCGCCGCCGCCGGAGTACCAGGCCGCCACCGACAAGTTCAAGGGGCAGCCCAAGATCGGTCCCGGCAACAGCCTCGTGAACTACGTCGCCGGCGCCCCCTTCCCCGGTGAGATCGACTGCAAGGGCGATCCAGAGGCCGGCGTGAAGCACATGTGGAACTTCGACTACGCCTGGGACGGCGACGGCTCCGATACCCACTTCTTCTATTCGTACTGGGACCGCGGCGAGGAGCTGCCCCTCTACTACGAGGGCACCTCGAAGACGATCCGCCTCTCGCATCGGATCGAGCCGGAGCTCCTCGAGACCCAGAACGGCGACCTGTTCCGCGGCGAGAAGCGCAAGCTCGCCTTCGGCATCGAGGTGGACGCGCCCTTCGACGCGCGCGGCATCCTCGTCATGACCTACCGCTACAAGGACTCCGACAAGCAGACCTCGGAGACCAAGAACGACGACACCTGGGTCTACGTGCCGACGCTGCGCCGCGTGCGCCGCATCTCGACCGCGCAGCGCACCGACGCCGTGTCGGGCACCGACTTCACCTTCGACGACCTGCGCTCCTTCGCCGGCATCGTCCCCCAGTACCAGTGGACCTGCCTCGGCGAGATGGACATCATCGCGCCGGTGAACTCGAAGGTGCGCGCGTACCCGTACACGAAGGACCACAACTTCGGCCCCTACGGCCTGTCCTACGCGAGCGACAACTGGGAGCTCCGCAAGGCGGTCAAGGTGCGCATGGTCCCGAACGCCAAGGACCATCCGTACCACCACAAGGACATCTACATCGACAAGCAGACCTACAACGCCCTCTACTCCTTCGCTTACGACCAGAAGGAGGAGCTGTGGAAGATCATCTGGCACAACACGCGCTGGAGCGAGGATGACTTCCCGGAGTACAAGGGCTGGGAGGGGATCCCGAAGCCGCTGGACCTGCGCATCGTGTCCGACACGATCGTGAACGTCCAGACCGGCACCGGCAACCGCATCGAGTTCTGGGACAACAGCGGTACGCCCTACTCGAGCAAGGGCAAGATCCGCCGCTACATCGACATCGGGCGCCTCACCAAGGGGCGCTGA
- a CDS encoding VOC family protein: MSPRPFHVLGVQQIAVGARDKAALRRLWVDLLGLEPKGSFRSERENVDEDITAAGRGPFAVEVDLMQPIDPAGRPRVDEPPLNHVGLWVDDLPAAVEWLGEQGVRFAPGGIRKGAAGFDVCFIHPKGNEAAPIGGAGVLIELVQAPPEVIAAHRALARS, translated from the coding sequence ATGTCGCCCCGCCCCTTCCACGTGCTCGGAGTCCAGCAGATCGCCGTCGGGGCTCGGGACAAGGCGGCGCTGCGCAGGCTCTGGGTGGATCTGCTCGGGCTCGAGCCGAAGGGCAGCTTCCGCAGCGAGCGCGAGAACGTCGACGAGGACATCACGGCGGCCGGCCGCGGGCCGTTCGCGGTCGAGGTGGACCTCATGCAGCCGATCGACCCCGCGGGCAGGCCGCGCGTCGACGAGCCTCCCCTGAACCACGTGGGACTCTGGGTCGACGACCTCCCGGCGGCGGTGGAGTGGCTCGGCGAACAGGGGGTCCGCTTCGCACCGGGCGGGATCCGCAAGGGCGCGGCCGGCTTCGACGTGTGCTTCATCCACCCCAAGGGGAACGAGGCTGCGCCGATCGGCGGCGCGGGCGTCCTGATCGAGCTCGTGCAGGCCCCGCCCGAGGTGATCGCCGCCCACCGTGCGCTCGCGCGCTCCTGA